In Gemmatimonadales bacterium, the following are encoded in one genomic region:
- a CDS encoding GWxTD domain-containing protein, whose product MAAFVLVLASLAAPLRGQTPSERTVVRQWRDSLSRSTDTTALLAIEAAQVDSARADRDNPMRHLRLGFLSLRLTDLTTGASHANDAAGEFQWATELKPEWPYAWYGLGKAELISSDRISDALKGFLLSLGHDAYRTPARHFSRSAEVDSMFTEGLLDVGNEALRQGIPAHLAVALEALRDVGAAPIARNPDILLLRGRVEREAGDVDSAVAEFGALTDEGSTRGLGLLELARTELAAGRISGVQPWYAGLASADSATLRMYRFDLSLVLSDSMLHLFDASKPAARASLMRTFWDSRDPDAVNAGAERLREHYRRLDYSHRHFGMVSGRYDSLRVFDPTDSRFDDRGRIYVRHGEPDDRATLSMIGLPPNESWVYRRPSGDLLFHFAKPDSAQGWRMYESLLDIAGLGAAAQHTGQGNVRARLEGGGVMETYGAAWTAQAARELLYSRENLSPTYGQMLSAGASGAHASQVAERSEGRKSIRVGLQTDSWKMRYELPLTATVDVLAVGSVGSTPELQVVFAIPGTSLYAPPSTGRVVYPVRTRVAVKNAAGELIVAVDTTRNFVAPRQIPEGEDLLGRLPISVPPGDYTVRVSVETPGRGVIAAPHQVHVAALSTPSVTLSDLALGSRSVPLPWATGAADTAWINPLRTFRISEPVELFFEVGGVARGGGYHAEYRVFRSGHKDAVLDLGFEGIATEVPNRVHRELDIGRLGTGNYVLEVTVMAPSGGSAVRRRAFTVTK is encoded by the coding sequence GTGGCGGCCTTCGTGCTGGTGCTGGCATCGCTCGCCGCTCCGTTGCGCGGACAGACGCCCTCGGAGCGCACCGTGGTGCGCCAGTGGCGCGACTCCCTCTCCCGCAGCACCGACACTACTGCGCTCCTCGCCATCGAGGCGGCCCAGGTCGACTCCGCTCGCGCCGATCGGGACAATCCGATGCGGCACCTCCGGCTGGGATTCCTGTCGCTCCGTCTGACCGACCTCACGACCGGTGCCTCGCATGCCAACGACGCCGCCGGTGAATTCCAGTGGGCGACCGAACTGAAGCCCGAATGGCCGTATGCCTGGTACGGCCTCGGCAAGGCAGAGCTGATCTCGAGCGACCGGATCTCGGATGCGCTGAAAGGCTTTCTTCTTTCCCTGGGCCATGATGCCTACCGCACGCCGGCACGGCATTTCAGCCGGAGCGCGGAAGTCGATTCGATGTTCACCGAAGGGCTGCTCGACGTGGGCAACGAAGCGCTGCGGCAGGGAATTCCGGCGCATCTCGCCGTCGCGCTCGAGGCGCTCCGTGACGTTGGCGCCGCGCCGATTGCGCGGAACCCCGACATCCTGCTGCTGCGGGGTCGCGTCGAGCGGGAAGCCGGTGATGTCGATTCTGCCGTCGCGGAATTCGGTGCGCTGACCGACGAGGGCAGCACGCGAGGGCTGGGACTGCTCGAACTCGCACGGACGGAGCTCGCAGCCGGAAGAATCTCCGGTGTGCAGCCGTGGTACGCCGGCCTCGCGTCGGCCGACAGCGCGACGCTTCGCATGTATCGCTTCGACCTGTCGCTGGTTCTTTCCGATTCGATGCTCCATCTCTTCGACGCGTCGAAGCCGGCGGCCCGCGCGTCGCTGATGCGCACCTTCTGGGATTCGCGCGACCCGGATGCGGTCAACGCCGGTGCCGAGCGGCTGCGCGAGCACTACCGTCGGCTCGACTATTCGCATCGCCATTTCGGAATGGTTTCGGGGCGCTACGACTCGCTCCGGGTCTTCGATCCCACCGACTCCCGCTTCGATGATCGCGGCCGCATCTATGTCCGACACGGCGAGCCCGACGATCGTGCCACCCTCTCGATGATCGGACTGCCACCCAACGAGAGCTGGGTGTACCGGCGGCCGAGTGGCGACCTGCTCTTTCACTTCGCGAAGCCCGACAGCGCGCAAGGATGGCGGATGTACGAGAGCCTCCTCGACATCGCAGGGCTCGGTGCCGCTGCGCAGCATACCGGGCAGGGGAACGTCCGTGCGCGGCTGGAGGGCGGCGGCGTGATGGAAACCTACGGCGCGGCGTGGACGGCACAGGCCGCACGCGAGTTGCTCTACTCGCGGGAAAACTTGTCGCCGACGTACGGCCAGATGTTGTCGGCTGGCGCGTCGGGCGCCCATGCCTCGCAGGTCGCCGAACGATCCGAGGGACGCAAGAGTATCCGCGTCGGATTGCAGACCGACAGCTGGAAGATGCGATACGAATTGCCGCTCACCGCGACGGTGGATGTCCTGGCGGTGGGGTCGGTTGGCTCGACGCCGGAATTGCAGGTCGTCTTCGCGATCCCCGGCACGTCGCTGTACGCGCCGCCGTCGACCGGGCGCGTCGTCTATCCGGTCCGGACGCGGGTGGCGGTGAAGAACGCCGCGGGTGAATTGATCGTCGCCGTCGACACCACGCGGAACTTCGTCGCACCGCGGCAGATTCCCGAGGGCGAAGACCTCCTCGGTCGCCTGCCGATCAGCGTTCCGCCGGGCGACTATACGGTTCGTGTCTCGGTCGAGACCCCCGGCCGCGGCGTCATCGCGGCACCGCATCAAGTGCACGTTGCGGCGCTCTCCACGCCATCGGTGACGCTCTCCGATCTCGCCCTCGGTTCGCGGAGCGTTCCGCTGCCGTGGGCCACCGGTGCCGCGGACACGGCATGGATCAATCCGCTCCGTACCTTCCGGATCTCGGAACCGGTGGAGCTCTTCTTCGAAGTCGGCGGCGTCGCCCGAGGCGGCGGATACCATGCGGAATACCGCGTCTTCCGATCCGGCCACAAGGATGCGGTGCTCGATCTCGGCTTTGAGGGGATTGCGACCGAGGTTCCCAACCGGGTGCATCGCGAGCTCGATATCGGTCGCCTCGGGACCGGGAACTATGTCCTCGAGGTCACTGTCATGGCTCCGTCGGGTGGGAGCGCGGTCCGCCGGCGCGCGTTCACGGTGACCAAGTGA
- a CDS encoding vitamin B12-dependent ribonucleotide reductase, with protein sequence MSTAASRGAVDLSPNAITVLEKRYLIKDDAGLPAERPEDLFWRVATTVAAPDAKYGASQGAVTELASAFYDLMAQRLFMPNSPTLMNAGRPLGQLSACFVLPVDDTLSNGESGIYDTLRSMALVHQSGGGTGFSFSRLRARNDIVRSTMGVASGPVSFMSLYDSSTDVVKQGGTRRGANMGILRVDHPDILDFIECKSDTTKITNFNISVAITDAFMEALANDEEYDLVDPRTAQVTGKLGASMIWEKIIHGAWKTGEPGVFFIDRANHYNPVPHLGSYEATNPCGEQPLLPYDVCNLGSINLGAFVTEQSDIDWERLRRVVQLTTHFLENVIDANHYPLPEITSLAQRIRRIGLGVMGLADLFVRIGVPYDSEDAVTLGREIQRFVDDEAKHESERLATLRGVFPEWEQSIWGPDATCARDAQGNRIRPMRKLRNCNVTTVAPTGTISIIATCSSGIEPLFAVAFMRNQAGVLMPDVNDDFVAIAKREGWYSAELVRRIAEQGHINFDEIPARWQRVFVTANQIAPEWHIRMQAAFQAYNDSAISKTCNFANDATEEYVEQIYRLAYELGCKGVTVYRDGSRDMQVLSTGSTAKKVHEQATTSGKSEARGDLVMATGEFPASSPEFSARAAAADQAAHAVELEAEVVQLKQLVHELESENLQRRQKRSRPELLRGSTRRVSTPLGDLYVTITEDDKGQPFEVFMSLGKAGGALMADVEAIGRLISLALRSGIPLAAIHRQLRGISSDRAIGLGPSKVMSVPDAVGIALEKYAADKQGVQQELLSTRGVQPVDAISSSDVPTPPAAIISDGGEQMILGGTHETLAGACPDCGSQLEYAEGCAKCHVCGFSECG encoded by the coding sequence ATGAGCACCGCTGCCTCGCGAGGCGCAGTCGACCTGTCGCCGAATGCGATCACCGTCCTCGAAAAGCGCTATCTCATCAAGGACGACGCGGGGCTCCCTGCCGAACGTCCCGAGGATCTCTTCTGGCGCGTCGCGACCACCGTCGCCGCGCCCGACGCCAAGTACGGCGCTTCGCAAGGTGCGGTCACCGAACTGGCCAGCGCGTTCTACGACCTCATGGCGCAGCGCCTCTTCATGCCGAATTCGCCGACGCTGATGAACGCCGGCCGGCCGCTCGGCCAGCTCTCTGCGTGCTTCGTCCTCCCGGTCGACGACACCCTCTCCAATGGCGAGAGCGGGATCTACGACACGCTGCGGTCGATGGCGCTGGTCCATCAGTCCGGCGGCGGCACCGGCTTTTCCTTCTCGCGCCTCCGGGCCCGCAATGACATCGTCCGCTCGACCATGGGCGTTGCGTCGGGACCGGTGTCGTTCATGTCGCTCTACGATTCCTCGACCGACGTCGTCAAGCAGGGCGGGACGCGGCGCGGCGCCAACATGGGCATTCTCCGCGTCGATCACCCCGACATCCTCGACTTCATCGAGTGCAAGAGCGACACGACCAAGATCACCAACTTCAACATCTCGGTCGCGATCACCGACGCCTTCATGGAGGCGCTCGCCAACGACGAGGAGTACGACCTGGTCGATCCGCGCACCGCGCAGGTCACCGGCAAGCTCGGCGCCTCGATGATCTGGGAGAAGATCATTCACGGCGCGTGGAAGACCGGCGAACCAGGCGTCTTCTTCATTGACCGCGCCAATCACTACAACCCGGTTCCCCATCTCGGCTCGTACGAAGCGACCAATCCGTGCGGCGAGCAACCGCTGCTGCCATATGACGTCTGCAACCTCGGATCGATCAACCTCGGCGCGTTCGTCACCGAACAGAGCGACATCGACTGGGAACGGCTCCGCCGGGTGGTGCAACTCACCACGCACTTCCTCGAGAACGTGATCGACGCCAACCACTACCCGTTGCCCGAGATCACGTCGCTGGCGCAGCGGATCCGGCGCATCGGACTTGGCGTGATGGGGCTTGCCGATCTCTTCGTCCGCATCGGAGTGCCGTACGATTCCGAGGACGCCGTCACCCTCGGCCGCGAAATTCAGCGCTTCGTCGACGACGAGGCGAAGCACGAATCGGAGCGCCTTGCCACGCTGCGCGGCGTCTTCCCCGAATGGGAGCAGAGCATCTGGGGACCTGACGCCACCTGCGCTCGCGACGCCCAGGGCAACCGCATCCGGCCGATGCGGAAGCTGCGGAACTGCAACGTGACCACCGTGGCGCCGACCGGCACGATCTCGATCATCGCAACCTGCTCGTCGGGGATCGAGCCGCTCTTCGCCGTCGCGTTCATGCGCAATCAGGCCGGGGTCCTGATGCCCGACGTGAACGACGACTTCGTGGCGATCGCGAAGCGCGAAGGATGGTACAGCGCCGAACTGGTGCGCCGCATCGCCGAGCAGGGGCACATCAACTTCGACGAAATCCCGGCGCGGTGGCAGCGGGTCTTCGTGACCGCCAACCAGATCGCGCCCGAGTGGCACATACGGATGCAGGCGGCGTTCCAGGCATACAACGACTCGGCCATCTCCAAGACATGCAACTTCGCCAACGACGCCACCGAGGAGTACGTCGAGCAGATCTACCGTCTCGCCTACGAGCTCGGCTGCAAGGGCGTCACGGTATACCGGGACGGGTCGCGCGACATGCAGGTGCTGTCGACCGGTTCGACGGCGAAGAAGGTGCACGAGCAGGCGACGACCAGCGGCAAGTCCGAAGCGCGCGGCGACCTCGTCATGGCGACCGGAGAGTTCCCGGCGAGCTCGCCGGAGTTCAGCGCCCGCGCCGCGGCAGCCGACCAGGCAGCCCACGCCGTGGAGCTCGAAGCGGAAGTGGTGCAGCTCAAGCAGCTGGTCCACGAACTCGAGAGCGAGAATCTCCAGCGCCGGCAGAAGCGGTCGCGCCCCGAACTCCTTCGCGGGTCGACTCGCCGCGTCTCCACGCCGCTCGGTGATCTCTACGTCACGATCACCGAGGACGACAAGGGTCAGCCGTTCGAAGTCTTCATGTCGCTCGGCAAGGCCGGCGGCGCGCTGATGGCCGATGTGGAGGCGATCGGCCGGCTGATTTCACTCGCGCTGCGCTCCGGCATTCCGCTCGCCGCGATTCATCGTCAGCTGCGGGGAATCTCGTCCGACCGCGCCATCGGGCTCGGGCCGAGCAAGGTGATGTCGGTACCGGATGCGGTCGGCATCGCGCTCGAGAAGTACGCCGCCGACAAGCAGGGAGTGCAGCAGGAACTCCTCAGCACGCGCGGGGTGCAGCCGGTCGATGCGATTTCGTCGAGTGATGTCCCCACCCCGCCCGCTGCGATCATCAGTGACGGCGGCGAGCAGATGATCCTCGGCGGCACGCACGAGACCCTCGCCGGCGCGTGCCCTGATTGTGGATCGCAGCTCGAATACGCAGAGGGGTGCGCCAAGTGCCACGTCTGCGGCTTCTCGGAGTGTGGTTGA
- a CDS encoding DinB family protein — protein MRFAHLCDTIDASDPPSSDDMPFPFDIDDLLAYTDWERAQWHGWFQANGAPTLATGLGAHNTGRIHTVGELIRHIFSAELRYVQRSLRQELTDTSTIPADDPATLFAFGDRSRAALRQLLATFPDADWTAPREMTLGSATRIMTPRKFVLQSVTHEIRHWAQIAAFLRQAGHQPGHRDLIASPLFGPAPV, from the coding sequence ATGCGGTTCGCCCACCTCTGCGATACCATTGATGCATCCGACCCACCATCGAGCGACGACATGCCGTTTCCCTTCGACATCGACGATCTGCTGGCCTACACCGACTGGGAACGTGCCCAATGGCACGGCTGGTTTCAGGCGAACGGTGCCCCCACGCTGGCGACTGGCCTCGGCGCGCACAACACCGGGCGGATCCATACCGTCGGCGAATTGATCCGGCACATCTTTTCGGCCGAATTGCGGTACGTGCAGCGGTCGCTGCGGCAAGAGCTTACCGATACGTCAACCATTCCGGCCGACGATCCGGCGACACTGTTCGCCTTCGGCGATCGAAGCCGGGCTGCGCTCCGGCAGCTGCTCGCCACCTTTCCCGATGCCGATTGGACCGCGCCGCGCGAGATGACCCTTGGTTCGGCCACTCGAATCATGACCCCCCGCAAGTTCGTCCTGCAGTCGGTCACCCACGAGATCCGCCACTGGGCCCAGATCGCGGCATTCCTGCGTCAGGCCGGCCATCAGCCCGGCCACCGCGATCTGATTGCCAGCCCGCTCTTCGGTCCGGCGCCGGTGTAG
- a CDS encoding tetratricopeptide repeat protein has product MGSRSAGWLLAALVAVPVIGAAGQSTAQRADIEAFRDSLAAVNDSVSLLAAEKRLISRASHELRDSATAHLRLGFIALRLGDLAGHKHYEDAASEFQWAVDLQAKWPYGWFGLGLAELGVGDSPIPILRGLQNALGRDALTRSAADFARSAEVDPAFVRGLVELTNTALRQRINVRMGVALDALRHAAATPASHNPEVLLARARIEREVGSPDSAIAAADELVALHPQDAVALLEQARARFRLGRRDGGDPWYHGLGIADPATAALYRSDMQFVLPDSTLKTFDADADPARVTLLRRFWDLRDRDELRLPGERLVEHYRRLDYARRNYRVASTHRHYDIIERYRPAVVDFDDRGVIYIRQGTPDDRASLELPGVAFNESWVYHRATGDLLFHFVAEEGVTDFRLVESALDLVGYANAIRLENSGDLHGEGLPIQPRVGARQVRISQDSAGKLRQRASDAALSQLAEQIVRSRLNLDPIYPRMLGAGRGSASGIEAEERNIGQRSIRIGTTTDDWPHRYAAALPVAAQVLAVGGDSASPMVQVAFALPSEAVRGLHGDSVAPLRVRAAILGRDGTVAATADTTVGAVDALATDRWGERVGVISLAVPRGHYTVRVGFEVGRAGVISDRDTIDVSSARDTALSLSDFAVGARSVPVWRSGVQGDTIWISPSAEFRATEPLQLYFEVNGVPRGASYRYELSVTRPGNRSIVSRVLGLFGKGRAAFHVTTTQRSTGSTAVIHQEIGLGKQKPGRYLLEVTVSSGGHERTSRRQEFVLVP; this is encoded by the coding sequence ATGGGATCGCGCTCCGCCGGCTGGTTGCTCGCCGCTCTCGTTGCCGTCCCGGTGATCGGTGCAGCGGGGCAGTCGACCGCACAACGAGCCGATATCGAGGCCTTCCGGGATTCCCTCGCCGCGGTCAACGACTCCGTCTCGCTCCTCGCCGCCGAAAAGCGGTTGATTTCCCGCGCCAGCCACGAGCTGCGCGACAGCGCCACGGCGCACCTGCGCCTTGGGTTCATCGCGCTGCGACTGGGCGACCTCGCCGGGCACAAGCACTACGAGGACGCCGCATCCGAATTCCAGTGGGCCGTCGACCTGCAGGCGAAATGGCCGTACGGATGGTTCGGTCTCGGCCTCGCCGAGCTCGGCGTCGGCGATTCGCCGATCCCGATCCTGCGCGGGCTGCAGAACGCACTGGGTCGCGACGCGTTGACCCGGTCCGCGGCGGATTTCGCCAGGAGCGCCGAAGTGGACCCGGCCTTCGTGCGTGGATTGGTGGAGCTGACCAATACGGCGCTGCGGCAACGGATCAATGTCCGGATGGGCGTCGCGCTCGATGCATTGCGCCACGCGGCCGCGACGCCGGCGAGTCACAACCCCGAGGTGCTCCTCGCCAGGGCGCGCATCGAACGTGAAGTCGGTTCCCCCGATTCCGCCATTGCTGCCGCCGACGAGCTCGTGGCGCTGCATCCGCAGGACGCCGTTGCGCTGCTCGAACAGGCACGGGCCCGTTTCCGACTCGGCCGCCGCGATGGCGGAGATCCCTGGTACCACGGCCTCGGCATCGCCGATCCGGCCACGGCGGCGCTGTATCGCAGCGATATGCAGTTCGTTCTTCCCGACAGCACGCTCAAGACGTTCGACGCCGACGCCGATCCGGCACGCGTGACGCTGTTGCGCCGTTTCTGGGACCTCCGCGATCGCGACGAACTGCGTCTCCCCGGCGAGCGACTGGTCGAGCACTACCGCCGGCTCGACTATGCCCGGCGGAACTACCGCGTCGCGTCGACGCACCGGCACTACGATATCATCGAACGATACCGCCCGGCTGTGGTCGATTTCGACGACCGCGGCGTGATCTACATCCGGCAGGGGACGCCCGACGATCGTGCCTCGCTCGAACTTCCCGGCGTGGCATTCAACGAATCATGGGTGTATCACCGGGCAACTGGCGATCTTCTCTTCCACTTCGTGGCCGAGGAGGGGGTCACCGATTTTCGCCTGGTCGAGAGCGCGCTTGACCTGGTCGGATATGCCAACGCGATCCGATTGGAGAACTCCGGCGACCTGCATGGTGAAGGGCTTCCGATCCAGCCGCGTGTCGGCGCGCGGCAGGTGAGGATCTCGCAGGACAGCGCCGGAAAACTTCGGCAGCGCGCCAGCGATGCGGCGCTTTCGCAACTCGCCGAACAGATCGTCCGGTCGCGGTTGAATCTCGATCCGATCTATCCGCGGATGCTCGGCGCCGGCCGGGGAAGTGCGTCGGGGATCGAGGCCGAAGAGCGCAATATCGGACAGCGAAGCATCAGGATCGGCACCACCACCGATGACTGGCCGCATCGCTACGCCGCGGCGCTGCCAGTTGCGGCGCAGGTGCTCGCCGTGGGAGGCGACTCGGCCTCACCGATGGTTCAGGTGGCGTTCGCCCTGCCGTCGGAGGCGGTTCGCGGGCTTCACGGCGATTCGGTGGCACCGCTGCGGGTGCGAGCGGCGATTCTCGGCCGCGACGGCACGGTGGCGGCGACCGCCGATACCACTGTCGGTGCGGTCGACGCTCTCGCCACCGACCGGTGGGGGGAACGGGTGGGAGTCATCTCGTTGGCCGTTCCCCGCGGTCACTACACTGTTCGCGTTGGGTTCGAGGTCGGGCGGGCCGGGGTGATCAGCGATCGGGATACCATCGACGTTTCGTCGGCACGCGACACGGCGCTGTCGCTGTCGGATTTTGCCGTCGGCGCGCGGAGCGTTCCGGTGTGGCGCAGCGGGGTCCAGGGTGATACCATCTGGATCAGTCCGTCGGCGGAATTCCGCGCCACGGAGCCGCTGCAGCTGTATTTCGAAGTGAACGGAGTTCCTCGCGGCGCGTCCTACCGTTACGAACTCTCGGTGACGCGACCCGGCAACCGGTCGATCGTGAGCCGGGTGCTGGGCTTGTTCGGGAAGGGACGTGCCGCCTTCCACGTGACCACCACCCAGCGCAGCACCGGGTCGACTGCCGTGATCCATCAGGAGATCGGCCTCGGCAAGCAGAAGCCGGGGAGATACCTTCTGGAAGTGACCGTGTCGTCCGGCGGTCACGAAAGGACGAGCCGACGTCAGGAATTCGTGCTGGTGCCATAG
- a CDS encoding FtsX-like permease family protein, with product MAFIPAAVRGGETQRRGNLGESWWTTYHWTWAQMIVERKPGVAVAQADADLSQAFVHSYQKQMTADHPNANPANDKPRAWAASILTERGPQESDLAKVATWLGGVALIVWLIACANVANLMLARALQRRREIAVRLALGVSRSRLAAQLLTESTLLAMLGGVSGIAIAQWGGAFLRSQFLSKTATAAVVTDPRTLLYAGLAALVAGLLTGLAPLLQSRHMDLNRDLKSGAREGSYQRSGIRGALLVVQATLSVVLLVGAGLFVRSLRHVKAVPLGYEPEHVLLVATNLRGTPLDSAHSKAMIDQLYAVATGVPGVVTASRQLTMPFESMWSLGLSVAGIDSVDKLGQFDLDAVSPTYFSTMGTRILQGRGISRQDAAGAPGAMVVSQAMAAKLWPHGNPIGQCVHVNVNTAPCTYVVGVAENIKEQQLGDDPSLFYYLSSEQFHPNQGGLFVQVRGDADRMKETLRQALQRYMPGTAYVTVTPVRDFISEQTQSWSLGASMFVVFGGLALLLAAIGLYSVLAFNVSQRLHEIGVRVALGAQGHDIVGHVVTGGVRLALAGVALGLGVAIAGSHWIQPLLFDESPRDPAILVAVAAVLLMVSVLASVIPARRAMRVDPIRALRAE from the coding sequence GTGGCGTTCATCCCCGCTGCGGTGCGGGGCGGCGAAACGCAGCGCCGAGGCAACCTCGGCGAATCGTGGTGGACGACCTATCACTGGACCTGGGCGCAGATGATCGTTGAGCGAAAGCCCGGCGTCGCGGTGGCGCAGGCCGACGCCGACCTGTCGCAGGCATTCGTGCACAGCTATCAGAAGCAGATGACCGCTGATCACCCCAATGCGAACCCTGCGAACGACAAGCCGCGCGCATGGGCGGCATCGATCCTGACCGAGCGAGGGCCGCAGGAGTCCGACCTCGCCAAGGTGGCCACCTGGCTTGGCGGCGTCGCGCTGATCGTCTGGCTCATCGCGTGCGCGAATGTCGCCAACCTGATGCTCGCCCGGGCATTGCAGCGCCGCCGCGAGATCGCCGTGCGGCTGGCCCTTGGCGTGAGCCGCAGCCGGCTGGCCGCGCAGTTGCTCACCGAGAGCACCCTCCTTGCGATGCTCGGTGGCGTGAGCGGCATCGCCATCGCGCAGTGGGGCGGCGCGTTCCTCCGCTCCCAATTCCTGTCGAAGACCGCGACCGCCGCGGTGGTCACCGATCCGCGCACGCTGCTCTATGCCGGTCTCGCGGCACTGGTCGCGGGACTTCTCACGGGACTTGCGCCGTTGCTGCAGTCCCGGCACATGGATCTCAACCGCGACCTCAAGTCCGGCGCGCGCGAAGGGAGTTACCAGCGATCGGGAATCCGTGGCGCACTGCTGGTCGTGCAGGCCACGCTCTCCGTTGTGCTGCTGGTCGGCGCGGGACTCTTCGTCCGTTCATTGCGACACGTCAAGGCGGTCCCCCTCGGCTATGAGCCGGAGCACGTCCTGCTGGTCGCCACGAACCTGCGTGGCACGCCACTCGACAGCGCGCACAGCAAGGCGATGATCGACCAGCTCTACGCGGTTGCGACCGGAGTGCCCGGGGTGGTGACGGCATCGCGCCAGCTCACGATGCCGTTCGAGAGCATGTGGAGCCTGGGACTCTCCGTGGCCGGGATCGATTCGGTCGACAAGCTCGGTCAGTTCGATCTCGACGCCGTGTCGCCAACGTATTTCAGCACGATGGGGACCCGGATCCTGCAGGGGCGCGGGATCTCCCGGCAGGACGCCGCCGGCGCCCCGGGAGCGATGGTGGTGAGCCAGGCGATGGCCGCGAAACTCTGGCCGCACGGCAATCCGATTGGCCAGTGCGTGCACGTCAATGTCAACACGGCTCCGTGCACCTACGTTGTCGGCGTCGCCGAGAACATCAAGGAGCAACAGCTCGGCGATGATCCGTCGCTGTTCTATTACCTCTCGTCAGAGCAGTTCCACCCCAATCAGGGCGGACTCTTCGTCCAGGTCCGGGGTGATGCCGACCGGATGAAGGAAACGCTGCGGCAGGCATTGCAGCGATACATGCCGGGAACGGCGTACGTCACGGTCACGCCGGTTCGCGATTTCATCAGCGAGCAGACGCAGTCGTGGAGCCTTGGCGCGTCGATGTTTGTCGTCTTCGGCGGACTTGCGCTGCTGCTGGCGGCCATCGGCCTCTACAGCGTGCTCGCGTTCAATGTCAGCCAGCGGCTCCATGAGATCGGCGTGCGCGTGGCTCTTGGGGCACAGGGGCATGACATCGTCGGCCATGTCGTGACCGGAGGGGTCAGGCTCGCGCTGGCCGGCGTGGCGCTGGGCCTCGGCGTCGCGATCGCAGGGAGCCACTGGATTCAGCCGCTGCTCTTCGACGAGTCGCCGCGCGACCCGGCCATTCTCGTGGCAGTCGCGGCGGTGCTGCTGATGGTTTCGGTGCTCGCCAGCGTGATTCCTGCACGCCGGGCGATGCGAGTCGATCCGATCCGTGCGTTGCGGGCCGAGTAG
- a CDS encoding ABC transporter permease has product MLRPAHRILRRLRALFRGADVDRELSDEIRLHVELEADELVRSRGVSPEEARRLALLAFGGVERYRDEHRDARGIRWIDQRLQDIRYAIRGLKNRPGFTFAVVLTLALGIGANAAMFSIVDRLLFRAPPMMRHPALAHRVVVSTTLRGEENIGTYIPYARFLDITQQTHSFSHTALFTEVPLAVGSAAEAREMQIGVVTPGFFGFFDAQPVVGRYFTDAENAPPQGSPVVVLGYGFWESQFGAAHNVIGQQLQIGATTYTVIGVAPRGFTGL; this is encoded by the coding sequence ATGCTGCGTCCTGCTCATCGCATCCTCCGCCGCCTGCGGGCGCTCTTTCGCGGCGCCGACGTCGACCGCGAGCTGAGCGACGAGATCCGGCTGCATGTCGAGCTGGAAGCCGATGAACTGGTGCGAAGCCGGGGAGTGAGCCCCGAAGAAGCGCGGCGGCTGGCGCTCCTCGCCTTTGGGGGTGTCGAACGGTATCGTGATGAGCACCGCGATGCCCGCGGGATCCGCTGGATCGATCAGCGGCTCCAGGACATCCGCTATGCCATTCGCGGATTGAAGAATCGTCCGGGGTTCACCTTCGCCGTGGTTCTCACCCTCGCGCTTGGCATCGGCGCCAACGCCGCGATGTTCTCGATCGTCGACCGACTGCTGTTCCGCGCCCCGCCGATGATGCGGCATCCCGCGCTGGCGCACCGCGTCGTGGTGTCAACCACGCTCCGCGGCGAAGAGAACATCGGGACGTACATCCCGTACGCGCGCTTCCTCGACATCACGCAGCAGACGCACTCGTTCTCGCACACCGCGCTCTTCACGGAAGTGCCGCTCGCGGTCGGCTCGGCTGCCGAGGCGCGCGAGATGCAGATCGGCGTGGTGACACCGGGATTCTTCGGGTTCTTTGACGCGCAGCCGGTGGTCGGCCGGTACTTCACTGACGCCGAGAACGCGCCGCCGCAGGGGAGCCCGGTCGTCGTGCTCGGGTACGGGTTCTGGGAATCGCAGTTCGGCGCGGCGCACAACGTGATCGGCCAGCAGCTGCAGATCGGCGCGACCACCTACACCGTGATCGGCGTGGCGCCGCGCGGTTTCACGGGATTGTAG